The Bacteroidota bacterium DNA segment TCCTCAAAAATTACATCGGGTGGTAAAGATGGGTGTTTTTGCATCATTGGAAATTATGCGGCAGTTACAGGCGTATAAAATTCAAATCAATATTGTTCGCGATCGTTTGGAAAATCTACGGCTTTTACGTCTCGAATATAAGCGCTCACTGCACCCCTTACCTCTTCAATCAAATTATGATAGCGACGTAAAAAACGGGGTGAGAATTCCGTATTCAGACCCAGCATATCGTGCAGCACCAGCACCTGTCCATCAACACCGCTTCCGGCTCCAATACCAATAGTGGGTGTATTAATCTCGCCGGTTACCTGAGTTGCCAGTTTCGCGGGAATCTTTTCAAGTACAATGGCAAAACAGCCTGCTTTATCAAGTAAATGCGCGTCTTCAATAAGTTTTTGAGCTTCTTTATCATCAGTAGCACGAACAACATAAGTTCCGAATTTATGAATGCTTTGCGGGGTAAGCCCGAGGTGCCCCATAACCGGTATACCGGCTGAGAGTATCCGGTCAATAGAATCCAGCACTTCGCGTCCGCCTTCAAGTTTCACGGCATCGGCGCCTGATTCTTTCATAATCCGAATGGCAGATGAAAGCGCCTTCTTTGAATTTCCCTGATACGTACCAAATGGCATATCAACAACCACCAGTGCACGTTTAACGGCACGCATAACGCTTTCGCCGTGGTAAATCATCTGGTCGAGGGTAATAGGCAATGTGGACGAATGACCTGCCATT contains these protein-coding regions:
- the panB gene encoding 3-methyl-2-oxobutanoate hydroxymethyltransferase translates to MSTEGASRINKVTTHVLQEMKLRGKKIAMLTAYDYSFARILDSADIDVILVGDSASNVMAGHSSTLPITLDQMIYHGESVMRAVKRALVVVDMPFGTYQGNSKKALSSAIRIMKESGADAVKLEGGREVLDSIDRILSAGIPVMGHLGLTPQSIHKFGTYVVRATDDKEAQKLIEDAHLLDKAGCFAIVLEKIPAKLATQVTGEINTPTIGIGAGSGVDGQVLVLHDMLGLNTEFSPRFLRRYHNLIEEVRGAVSAYIRDVKAVDFPNDREQY